From the Leucobacter denitrificans genome, one window contains:
- the dxs gene encoding 1-deoxy-D-xylulose-5-phosphate synthase translates to MLERINGPRDLDALSVEECTDLAAEIRQFLISEVSKTGGHLGPNLGVVELTIAIHRVFDSPNDPIIFDTGHQSYVHKLLTGRKDFSRLRMKDGLAGYPQRAESPHDVVESSHASSSLSWADGISRAFTRTGRQDRHVIAVVGDGALTGGMTWEALNNITDDNDRNLVIVVNDNGRSYAPTIGGFARFLNGVRVTDSYRDLQEGSERLFDRLGAPGRTVYRAARGAIRGLVSRASGNQDLYSNLDIKYVGPIHGHDLEAVERALKQAKAYGRPTIVHVITEKGHGYAPAENDQADQFHAIGQINPENGESLDASSGRSWTSVFRERILELAHQNERIVGITGAMLNPTGLDAFAKAYPRRVYDVGIAEQHAVTSAAGLAYGGLHPVVAIYATFMNRAFDQLLMDVALHRAGVTFVLDRAGITGPDGASHNGVWDLATLQVIPGIQIAAPRDEATLRELLGEAVEIDDAPTVIRYPKGSVGEPIAALRRSEDGVDVLLESADREHADVLFVAVGPMARIALETAALLEQQGITSTVVDPRWVIPVQRSIVDLARTHRLVIAIEDGIRVGGVGTTIRQELREGGVDTAVSELGTPYEFLTHASRGELLEYAGLTAVQIASDVVEQVQGKRLPIARPE, encoded by the coding sequence ATGCTTGAACGAATCAACGGACCGCGTGATTTAGACGCGTTGAGTGTAGAAGAATGCACCGACCTTGCCGCTGAGATTCGTCAGTTCCTTATTTCCGAAGTTTCAAAGACTGGAGGCCATCTCGGCCCGAACCTCGGTGTTGTAGAGCTCACAATTGCGATCCACCGTGTCTTTGACTCACCCAATGACCCGATAATTTTCGATACCGGGCATCAGAGCTACGTGCACAAGCTGCTCACAGGCCGCAAAGACTTCTCGCGCCTCAGGATGAAGGACGGGCTAGCGGGGTACCCGCAGCGTGCAGAAAGCCCTCACGACGTCGTTGAGAGCTCACACGCTTCGAGTTCACTGAGCTGGGCCGACGGTATTTCGCGAGCGTTTACGCGCACCGGGCGCCAGGACCGGCATGTCATTGCGGTCGTCGGAGACGGTGCTCTCACAGGCGGTATGACCTGGGAAGCACTCAATAACATCACTGACGATAACGATCGCAACCTTGTCATTGTCGTTAATGACAATGGGCGCTCGTACGCGCCGACAATCGGTGGATTCGCTCGATTCCTGAACGGCGTGCGCGTCACCGATAGCTATCGTGACCTGCAAGAGGGGAGCGAGCGTCTCTTTGACCGCTTAGGTGCTCCTGGTCGCACTGTGTATCGAGCCGCGAGAGGTGCGATACGGGGGCTCGTGAGTCGCGCTTCTGGCAATCAAGATCTGTATAGCAACCTCGACATCAAGTACGTCGGCCCGATTCATGGACATGATTTAGAGGCCGTGGAGCGCGCGCTGAAACAGGCGAAGGCATACGGGCGGCCGACCATCGTTCACGTGATCACCGAGAAAGGGCACGGCTACGCCCCAGCTGAGAACGATCAGGCCGACCAGTTCCACGCTATCGGGCAGATCAATCCAGAGAACGGAGAATCGCTAGACGCCTCCTCTGGGAGAAGCTGGACGTCGGTGTTCCGGGAGCGAATTCTCGAGCTCGCGCACCAGAACGAGCGAATTGTCGGGATCACCGGAGCGATGCTGAACCCTACAGGGCTTGATGCCTTTGCAAAGGCGTACCCTCGCCGCGTGTATGACGTTGGAATTGCAGAGCAGCACGCAGTGACCTCTGCCGCCGGTCTCGCATATGGCGGCCTCCATCCTGTTGTGGCCATCTACGCAACATTTATGAATCGAGCATTCGACCAGTTGCTTATGGACGTCGCCCTCCATCGGGCGGGAGTCACCTTTGTGCTCGATCGTGCGGGCATTACAGGCCCTGACGGTGCAAGTCATAACGGAGTTTGGGATCTCGCGACATTGCAGGTGATTCCTGGAATCCAGATCGCTGCTCCTCGCGATGAAGCCACACTGAGAGAGCTTTTGGGTGAGGCAGTTGAAATCGATGATGCACCGACGGTAATTCGATACCCAAAGGGGAGTGTGGGAGAGCCAATTGCCGCGCTGCGTCGATCAGAAGATGGCGTTGATGTGTTGCTCGAGAGTGCTGACCGAGAACACGCTGATGTGCTGTTCGTTGCGGTTGGGCCGATGGCGCGAATTGCTCTCGAAACCGCGGCGCTTCTCGAACAACAAGGCATCACCTCCACGGTTGTTGATCCGCGCTGGGTGATACCTGTTCAGCGTTCGATTGTCGACCTTGCGCGAACCCATCGGCTCGTGATTGCGATTGAAGATGGAATACGGGTCGGGGGAGTAGGCACCACGATCCGCCAAGAATTGCGCGAGGGCGGAGTCGACACCGCAGTGAGTGAACTCGGCACCCCGTATGAGTTTCTCACGCACGCTTCACGTGGCGAACTACTGGAGTATGCGGGTCTCACCGCTGTGCAAATCGCGTCAGATGTTGTTGAGCAGGTGCAGGGCAAACGACTCCCGATCGCGCGTCCCGAGTGA